TTCCATGACCGGGGCATCATGAATTTGTTCCTGGAAAAACTGGAACTGGAAAATGACATGGCCAAGGCCTTGGACGACGGGGAGTTCACCCTGGTCTTTCAGCCCCAATTCCGAACCGACACCGCGTCCGTGGCCGGCTACGAAGCCCTGCTGCGCTGGACCCGGCCGGATGGGACCAACGTGCCGCCGTCCGTGTTTATCCCCATCGCCGAGGAAAACGGCCACATCGTCCGCCTGGGAACCTGGGTCCTGGAACAGGCCTGCACCCTGTTCCAAGATCTGCGCCGGGCCGGACACACGTCCGTGAAGCTGGCGGTCAATGTTTCGACCATCCAGTTCGTGCAGGAAAATTTCCCCGACCTGGTCCGCCAGGTCTTGGACGCGACCGGCTTCCCCGCAACCCATCTGGAATTGGAAGTCACGGAAAGCGCGGTCATGCACGATATCGAAATTGTCGCCACCCGCCTGAACCAGCTCCGCTCCATGGGCATCTCCATGGCCATCGACGATTTTGGCACGGGCTATTCCTCGATTTCCTACCTGAAAAGCCTGCCCCTGGATTGCCTAAAAATCGACCGCAGCTTTGTCATGGGCATCGGGCCCGATCAGGCCGAACACCAAAAGTCAGCGGCCCTGATGGACGCGCTGATCAACCTGGCCGGCAAGCTCGGCCTGTCCATCGTGGCCGAGGGGGTCGAGGACAAATTCCAGCTCGACTTCCTGCGTCAAAAAGGCTGCACCTATGTGCAGGGCTTTTTCACGGGCCGGCCGACACCCTTCGCGCAACTCCGGCCGGACGAGCCGGGATTCGACATCAACGACTGAGCCTTGGCCGTCCACGCCAGGGCCGGAACCAGCGACCAGCGCGGTTCTCCCGCCGTCACATTCCAGCCCGGATTGACTTCGCTTCCGGGCCGGCGCACAAGCAGGCGGACACTTCGACCATCCAGGCATCATGGCGCGCACTCCCTCACCCCGATCATCCTCTCCGCGACGCGTCGCGCGCCGCTCCTTGGCCACGCGCGCCGTGACTTGGTCCCGCCGCGCGGCCCGAATGGCCGCGTATGTGGTGCTGGCCACGGCGATACTGATCCTGGCCCTGCGCTGGGCCCCACCCCCAACCAGCATGTTCATGCTGATCCGCCACGCGGAGCGACTCCTGGCCACCAAGCCCGGCCCCCCGATTCTCTACACCTGGACCGCAAGGACGGACATCCCGACGCACGTGGCCCTGGCCGTGGTCGCGGCCGAAGACCAAAATTTTCCCCGCCATTTCGGTTTCGATCTGACCGCCATCGCCAGGGCCGTGAAGTACAACGAAACCCACGATCGCATGCGGGGGGCCAGCACCATCACCCAGCAAACCGTCAAGAACCTCTTCCTGTGGCCCGGCCGGAGCCTGGTCCGCAAGGGATTCGAAGCGGTCCTGACCCTGGCCGTCGAGGTCGTCTGGCCCAAGGCACGGATTCTGGAAATCTATCTCAATGTCGCGGAATTCGGAGACGGAACCTATGGCGTGGGCGCGGCGGCCAAGCGGTATTTTGGCAAAACGCCACAAAAACTGAGTCGACGCGAGGCGGCCGTCCTGGCCTCGGTCCTGCCCAGCCCCAGACGTCTGCACGCAAAACAGCCGTCATCCTATGTGAACAGCCGGGCCAAATGGGTCCAAACCCAAATGCGCCAACTGGGCCAAAAACACATCACCTGGCCCTAAGGAATCCATCTATGAACACAGGTATTCTTGCCGCCATCGGCGCCTACGCCAGCTGGGGACTGCTGCCCGTTTACTGGAAACTGCTGGCGCACGTCCCCACGCTGCAACTTCTTGGACACCGCATTGTCTGGTCCTTTGTCGTGCTGGCGCTCTTCCTGGCCGTGAAAAAAAGGCTCCGGGCCCTGCGCCACAGCCTGTCCCCAGCCGTTTGGAGAATCTACATCGCGGCCAGTCTGCTTATCGGCGTGAATTGGTGCGTCTATGTCTGGAGCGTCAACGCCGGCTACATTGTCGAAACCAGCCTCGGCTACTTCATCAATCCGCTGCTGTCCGTGCTTCTGGGGATGGTGTTTCTCCGCGAACGACTGCGGCGACTGCAATGGATACCGCTGATGCTGGCCGCGTCGGGCGTGCTCTATCTCACCTGGTCCCATGGGAAGCCGCCATGGATCGCGCTGTGCCTGGCCGTGACCTTCAGCCTGTACGGTCTGGTCAAGAAAAAAGCGCCACTGGGCGCTTTTGAAGGGTTAACCCTGGAAACCGGGCTTTTATTGCCGCCGGCCCTGACGTGGCTGGGGCTGTGCGCCGCGCGTGGCACGGGTTCTTTTACGCAGGCGGGACTGGAAAGCGATCTGCTCCTCGTGGGCGCGGGACTGGTCACCACCGGCCCCCTGGTCCTGTTCGCCTCGGCGGCCCAGCGCATCCCGCTGAACATGATCGGCATTCTGCAATACATCGCGCCAAGCATCCAATTTCTGATCGGTGTCCTGGTCTACGGCGAAGCGTTCACGCACACCCAGATGATTGGTTTTGGCGCGGTCTGGACCGCCATTGTCCTGTTTTTACTGGAACGTTGGTGGGCCGGCCGAAATTCGAGACTGGTGGTCTGATCACCCCAGAATTTCGGTCACGGCCCGGATGACATCCCCGACGTCCTCGTCCGACAGCTTCGCGGACAAAGGCAGGCTGACGGTTTGCCGGCCAATATCGCGGGCACGCGGGTATTCGTCCGGGTTCCACCCAAACCGGGTCTGATAGAAGGGATGCTCGGGCAGGGACAGATAATGGACACCCACCCCGATCTTTTGGGCCGTCATGGCGGTCAGAAAGGCGTCGCGGCTCACGCCGGCCCGCTGTTCATCGACCAGGATATTAAACAAATGAAAGGCGTGACGGGTGTCCGGCTCAACCGGAGCGGGCAGGGTCAGGGGCAAACCGGCCAGAGCCGTCATGTACCGATCCCAAATTTCCCGCCGCCGTCGCCAGTGGCGCTCCACCTTCTCCAGCTGCCCAAGCCCCAGGGCGGCCTGCAAATCCATCATATTGTATTTGAAGCCGGCCTCGGTCACGAGGTAATGCCTGTAGCCTTCATCGCCAAAACGCTTCCAGGCGTCGCTGGACATGCCGTGCAGGGCCAACACCTTGAGCCGGGCGGCATGCTCCGGATTCCGGGCCAGGATCAGGCCGCCTTCCCCGGTGATGACATTCTTTGTCACGTAAAAGCTGAAACAGCCAAAGTCTCCAAAACACCCTGCCTTGCGGCCATGGTATTCGGTCTCGATGGCATGGGCGCAGTCCTCGACGAGGGCCAGCCCACGCTCCTCGGCCAAGACGCAAAGGGAGTCCATGTCACAGGCGCGACCAGCGAAATGCACGGGAAGAATAGCCTTGGTACGGGGGCTGATCCGGAGGCGGACCTGCTCGGGATCAATGTTCATGGTGCGCGGGTTCACATCGGCCAAAACAGGCGTGGCCCCGGCGTGGATGATGGCATTGACCGAGGCGCAAAAGGTCAGGGGCGTGGTGATGACCTCGTCACCGGGGCCAATCCCGGCGGCCAAAATGCTCAGATGCAAGGCCGCCGTGCAGGAATTGACGGCCACGGCATGCGTGGCGCCCTTGTACGCGGCAAAACGCCGCTCGAATTCGGCCACGCGCGGGCCGGTGCCGATCCAGCCGCTGCGCAGACAGGCCACGACCTCGTCGATTTCATCTTCCTCGATCCTGGGTGAGCCAAAAACCAAGAAATTTTCCCGCATGTTCTTCTCCCTGAAAAAAGCGCTTCGGCCCGGCGTGGACGTTGACGTGATTAATCTTTATAGATTTCCAATCCGCGAGACGGCCCCAGGGCTATCTCAACGCCCCCACCATGACAAGGAGGATTCATGACCGGAAAATCCATCACGCTATACGCCCTGAGCACGTGTATTCATTGCAAAAAGACCAAGGAATACCTCGACGATTGCGGCGCCAAGTACGACTGTGTTTTCGTGGACAAGCTCGAAGGCGAGGAGCGCAAGCAAATCATCGAGGCCATCAAGAAGATCAACCCCAAACTGTCCTTCCCGACCCTGCTCGTTAATGAGGAAACCATCGTCGGTTTCAAGCAGGACCAGATCAAGGACGCCCTGGAGAGATCATGACCCCGGAAGAATTATACGGCAAACTACGTCCCCTGCAGGAAGCCAAGGGCTACTATTTCAACAAGGACAAACAATTTGTCCTGGATCTGCTGGAAAGTCTGCTCATCAACCGCGATCGCTACGGCTACATGGCCTGTCCCTGTCGGCTGGCCTCGGGCAAGCGCGATCTGGATCAGGACATCTTTTGCCCATGCACCTACCGCGAGGCGGACGTGCGAGAATTCGGCGCCTGCTATTGCGGCCTGTACGTTTCCAAGGAATGGAACGACGACACAATTCCGCACGATGTGGTGCCCGAGCGCCGCGATCCGGAAAAACTTCTGGCCGGTCTTCTTTTCGAAGAATGATTGACAAGGGCCGACGCGCTTTTCTATGCGCGAGCCCCGGAGCATGCCATGCGAGAACAGGTGGAAAAAGCCCTGGAATCGGTGCGTCCCATCCTACGCGCCGATGGCGGTGATGTGGAACTGGTGGACATTTTAAAAAACGGCATCGTGCAAGTCCGACTGACCGGCGCCTGCCACGGCTGCCCCATGTCCCAGATGACGCTCAAAAGCAGCATCGAACGCGCCGTCAAACGGATGGTCCCCGGCGTCAAGGCCGTGGAGGCCGTGTAACCTTATCCCGATTTTCAGAGCGGCCCGGCCGCTCTCTTCTTTTTGGAGCAGCAATGACCACAATCGTGACCCGTTTTCCTCCAAGCCCGACGGGCTATCTGCACATCGGCGGAGCCCGCACCGCGCTCTTCAACTACCTCTACGCCCGCCAAAACGGCGGCAAGTTCATCCTGCGCATCGAGGACACGGATCAGGCCCGCTCGACCCAGGACATGACCGACGCCATCATCGACGCCATGCACTGGCTGGGTCTGGATTTCGACGAAGGCCCGTACTTCCAAAGCGAACGCAACGACCTGTACAACAGTTATGTGGACAAGCTTCTGGAAACGGGCAAGGCCTATTACTGTTCCTGCACACCCGAAGAAGTGGAGGCCATGCGCGAAGCAGCCCGCACGGCCGGCCTCAAGCCCAAATACAACGGCAAGTGCCGCGAGATGGGCCTGGGCCCCGGACCGGGCCGGGTGGTCCGCTTCAAAACCCCGCTGACCGGAAAAGTGGTCTTTGACGACCTCATCAAGGGCCCCATCGCCTGGGACGTGCAGGAAATGGACGACTTCGTCATCCGCCGCGCCGACGGCTCGCCCATCTATCAGATGGCCGTGGTCGTGGACGACGCGGTCATGGGCGTGACCCACGTCATCCGGGGCGACGACCACCAGAACAACACGCCCAAGCAAATCCTCATTTATGAGGCCCTGGGCTTTCCCCTGCCCAAATTCGGCCACGTGCCCATGATCCTGGGACCGGACAAAAAGAAAATGAGCAAGCGCCACGGCGCGACTTCGGTCATGATGTACAAGGACATGGGCTACCTGCCCGAGGCCATGCTCAGCTATCTGGTCCGCCTGGGATGGTCCCACGGCGACGACGAACTTTTCACCATGGCCGAACTCCTGGAAAAATTCTCCTTGTCCGGCCTGGGCAAATCCGCCTCGGTCTTTGACATGGACAAGCTCAACTGGACCAACAGTCATTTCATCAAAACCGGCGACGTGCCTCGCTTGGCCGCGCTGCTGGAAGAGCTCATCCGATCCGGAACGAATTTCGAGCCGGCGCGGGACTATCTGGAAGCCATCGTACCCCTGTATCAGCCCCGCGCCAAAACCTTGAAGGAAATGGCCGAGCAGGCCGCTTTTTTCCTGCACGACGCGGCCAGCCTGCCCTATGACCAGACAGCCGTGGCCAAATTCCTGACGCCCGAAATCAAAGAGCACCTCCGCGTCCTGACAGAACGCATGGCGTCCCTGCCGTCCTTTGACCAGAAGAGCCTGGAGGACATGGCCGCCGCCTATCTGGAAGAAACCGGACTCAAGTTCAAGGCCCTGGCCCAGCCCATCCGCGTGGCCATCACCGGCTCGACCATGAGTCCCGGCCTGTTCGAAACCATGGACGTCCTGGGGCGCGAGCGCACCCTGGCCCGCTTCGCGAAAGCGCTGACCCTCTAGCATCCGGCCCGGCTCGACCGGGCCTTTTCATGTACGCCTACCAAAAAGACCATATTTACACAGTCCAGGTTGCCGACGGCCTGGAAGAACTCCTCCAGACCGAACTGGAGGAACTCGGAGGCACGGACTGCGCCAGAGGCTTTCGCTTCGTGCGCTTCCACGCCGATCATGGCAGCCTGTACCGGGTCGTGCACCGTTCCCGACTGGCCACCAGGGTCTTGGCGCCCCTGGCCCACTTCGCGTGCACCTCGGACCAGGCATTGTACGCAAGCGGCCGGGACATCCGTTGGAGCGATTTTCTGCGGCCCGACCAAACCTTCGCCATTTTCGCCAATGTCTCGGCCAGCGCCATCGGCCATTCGCAATACGCGGCCCTGAAGCTCAAGGACGCCGTGGCCGACTGGTTCCGCGACCATGGCGGCCGCAGGCCAAACGTCGATCCCAGAAATCCGGACCTGTGGCTGCACCTGCACATCCACGAAAACAAGGCGACCATCAGCCTGGATGTTTCCGGCGGTTCGTTGCATCGACGCGGCTACCGGACCCAAAGCGTGGACGCGCCCATGCAGGAGACCGTGGCTGCGGCCATTGTCCGCATGAGCGGTTGGGATGGCCAGTCGGCCTTGGTGGACCCCCTGTGCGGATCGGGCACCATCCTGTGCGAGGCCCTCATGGCCGGGGCGGATATTCCGGCCGCGTTTCTGCGCCAGCGTTTCGGTTTCGAACACCTCCCGGATTTCAGTGCCCAGCTGTGGGCCCGTGTCCGCCAGGAATGCGCACCAAAATCCGACATTCCACCCCTGCGTGGCGGCGACATCGACCCGCGCGCGGTGGAGGCAACCCGCGTCAACCTGGCCAACCTGCCGGGCGGCGACGAGGTGGTCATCGGACGCCGGGATTTTTTCGACAGAGACGATCTCGCGGGCACGACCATACTCTGCAACCCACCCTATGGGCTGCGCCTGGGCAAAAATGACGATATGGCGGCCTGGTTCAAACGCTTCGGGGATCATCTCAAACGCCGTTGCGCAGGTTCCACGGCCTATGTCTATTTCGGTGACCGTACCTGGCTCAAATCCATCGGGCTGCGACCCGAATGGAAAAAACCATTAAAAAACGGAGGGCTGGACGGTCGGCTGGCCAAATTTGGTCTGTATTGATTCTTTCAAATCCTCTACGACCCGACTGAGTTCTCCATCCCTGTTGACAGAGCGCTTTCATTGATTCAGCGTAATGCCAAACCCGCCCATTTCCGCCACCGCCGGCGAGGCGGCGCGGGAATCGGATCAACGTCATATCCATCAAGGAGGCTTGTATGATCTTCGTGCTCCCGGATCTTCCCTACGCCAAGGATGCCTTAAGCCCGTGTATCAGCGCCAAGACGTTCGATTTCCACCATGGCAAACACCACCAGCTCTACATCGACAACACCAACAAGCTGATCGCGGGCACGGACCTTGACGGCAAAACCCTGCGGGACATCATCGCCGCCACGGCCGGCGATCCTGCCCGAACCGCCATTTTCAACAACGCGGCCCAAAGCTGGAATCACTCTTTTTATTGGCGATGCATGAAACCAGGGGGAGGCGGAGCCCCCACGGGAGCCATCGCGGAAGCCATTGCCCAGACTTTTGGCAGCCATGAAAATTTTTCCAAAGCCTTCAAGGAAGCGGGTATGACACAGTTTGGCAGCGGTTGGGCCTGGCTGGTGGAAAAAAACGGCAAGCTGGAAATCATGAAAACCGGAAACGCGGATACGCCCATGGCTCACGGGGCCAAGGCACTTCTCACAGTCGACGTTTGGGAGCACGCCTATTATCTGGATTACCAAAACCGCAGGGCCGACTATCTCCAGGATTTCCTGGACCGGTTGGTTAACTGGGAATTCGTCAACCACACCCTAAAAAAATAATCCGGCGGACAACAAAAAAGGCGATTCTCGGATCGCCTTTTTTGTTGAAAAAAATCAGAACGTGGAAACTAGTTGGCAACCGGCTTGGTCACGGCGCCAGAACGGATGCACTGGGTGCAAACCTTGAGCCGCTTCACTTCGCCAGACTGGAGCTGAACGCGCACGGACTGCAGATTGGGCATGAAGCGCCGCTTGTTCTTGTTGTTGGCATGGCTGACATTGTTGCCAACCTGGGGCCCTTTTCCACAAATATCACATACCTTTGACATAGTGTCCTCCTAAGTAGTGCTAAAATATCTCAGCTGTCATGGCCTGGCAGCTCCGAGACCTTCCTGCCGGCCATGAGCATGGTTTGCCGCCAGAGGAATTCGCGTTTATATAGCTCGCCCCAACTAATGGCAAGCAAAAATCCTTGACAAGGGAAAATCGCCAACTATACACATTCGCTTTCGAGGTGGACATGGTAGAACACTGGATCACGTTAACAAACATCCCGACGCTCGGTCGGGAATTTTCTTTTGATGACCAGGAAATGTGGCGCGCCCTGTGGCGGGAGTTCCGTTTTGAGGCGGAAATCCTCGTCCCGTTCGCGGCCGTCCTGACCATCGTCCCCCAGTCCAGCGGCTTCCTGATTCAGGGACGCTTGACCGGCTCTTTCGTCACGGCCTGCCACCGCTGTTCCGAAGACGCCCGCGTGGATCTCGATCACGCTTTCGATCTGTTCGAAGCGCATGAGGACGTCGACAATATCGACGAGGGATCCCACTTGCGCGGCTCCGAGGGGAGCTGGGAACTGAACGTCGCGGCCCTGCTCTGGGAGGAATTCCTCCTGGCCGTGCCGGAAAAAATTCTTTGCTCCGAAAATTGTTTGGGGCTATGCCCGCACTGCGGAAAAAACAGGAACCTGGACCCGTGTACCTGCGACGCCACGGAGAACCAATCTCCCTTGGCGCAGGCATTGCGGAGCGTTCACATCAAAACCAACTAGAGTCCTTTTGCCATAGAGGTATCATCATGCCATTGCCCAAGAAGAAAACATCCAAGTCCAGAAGAAACATGCGCCGGTCCCATGACCACGTCGCCATTCCCAACGTCGTTTACTGCGAATGCGGCGAAGCCACTCTGTCCCACTGCATCTGCCCCAGTTGCGGCAAATACAAGGGACGTCAGTACACCAAGGGCGCAGATGCCTAAAGACATCTGCCTCGCCGTGGACGCCATGGGGGGAGATTTCGGCCCGGAAGTCAACGTTCCGGGCTCTCTCGCAGCGGCCCGCGAGACCGGTGCCAAAATCATCCTGGTGGGCGACGAGCCATCTCTGCGGTCGGAGCTGAACAAGCATGTCCATCGGGACGTGGAGCTTGAAATCATCCACACGACCCAAATCGCGGGCATGGCCGAGAAACCTTCCGACATCCTGCGCCGCAAGAAGGACAGTTCGATCCAGGTTGCGTTCCGACTGGTGCGCGAAGGTCGCGCCCATGGCGTCGTGACCGCCGGAAATTCCGGGGCGGCCCTGGCCTGCGGTATGTTCATTTTGGGCCGCATCAATGGCGTGGACCGCCCTGCCCTGGCTTCCATCCTGCCGACGCTCAAAAAGCCCGTCGTGCTCATCGATGTCGGCGCCAACGCCGAGTGCAAGCCCTACAACCTAGTCCAGTTTGGCCTCATGGCCGAGGTCCTGGCCCGGCATGTCCTGGATATTCCCTGCCCCCGGGTAGGGATTTTGAGTATCGGCGAGGAAGAAGGCAAGGGCAACACCCTGACCAAGGAAGCCTACAAGCTGCTGAAAAGTTCGTCTCTCAATTTCGTTGGCAACGTCGAGGGTCGCGACGTTTTCGCCGGCGAAACCGACGTCATTGTTTGCGACGGGTTCGTTGGCAACGTGGCTCTCAAGCTCAGCGAAGGTTTGGGGTCCGCCCTGGCCACCATGCTCAAGACGGAACTCAAAAAATCCATCTGGTCCCGCCTGGGCACGCTCATCGCTCTACCCGCGTTCAAACGTTTCGGAAAAAAAATCGACTACGCCGAATACGGCGGCGCGCCCATCCTTGGCCTGAACGGTATCGCCATCGTCTGCCATGGGGCGTCCAATGCCCGCGCCATCACCACCGCCCTGGAACAGGCGGCCATCTTTGTTGAAAAAAAGGCCAACGAACAACTGATCGCCGGCCTGCACGCCAACACGGAATTGAGTCTTTTTTCGCGCACCGGGCAGTCGCCCACGCTCCGGCAGGAGGCTTCGGCCTAGGGTCGAATCCCACCGCGCGTCATTTGCCCACGAGGAATCACATGTCTCTACAGTGTCACATCGCCGGCCTGGGTTTGTATTTGCCGCGGACCGTCGTCACCAACGCGGATCTCGAGCGCATGGTCGACACGACCGACGAATGGATCCGCACCAGATCCGGCATCCTTACCCGACATTTTTCCCAGGATGACGAGCCCTGTTCGATCCTGGCCTTCAAGGCCGCCGAAGCGGCCCTGGCCGACGCGGGCATGGTGCCCGGGGATCTGACCCATATTTTCGTGGGCACGTTTTCCGGGGACTACAATCTCCCCTCCACGGCCTGTCTGCTGCAAAATCATTTGGGCCTGCGCGGCATTCCTTCCTTTGATTTGGCCGCGGCCTGCTCCGGCTTTTTGTACGGACTGGAAACAGCACGGGCGTACGCCCAGCTCCACCCGGACTGCAAAATTCTTGTCGTCGGCAGCGAAATGACCACGGCCCGCGTCAATTTTCAGGACCGCACCACCTGCGTGCTTTTTGGAGACGGCGCCGGCGCGGCCATTATCACCGGGGCCGAACATCCGACTTCGGTCCAGGTGGTTGATTGCCTGCTCAAGGCGGATGGCTCCCTGGGCGACCTGCTCACGGTCCACGGCGGAGGATCGGTCTGCAAGCCCGTGCTGGGTCAGGCCATCGGCGAGGAATACTTCATCCAGATGAACGGTCGCGACGTGTTCAAACACGCGGTGCGGTTCATGTCCGACATCTCCTCGACCCTGCTGGAACGCAATGGCCTCGAAACATCCGCCATCGACCTGTTCATCCCCCACCAGGCCAACATCCGCATCATCGAGGCCATCGCCAAGAAACTCGATGTCGGCATGGACAGGTTCTACGTCAACGTGGACAGAATCGGCAACACATCCGCGGCATCGGTACCCATTGCCCTGGCCGAGGCACGGGCCACGGGTCGCATCCAACCGGGGATGAAAGTGCTCCTGGCCGCCTTTGGAGGCGGCTTCACATGGGGCTCGGCCCTGTTGCAATTCTGAGGGTGATTGCGTAACCAAGCAGCTCCCATTTTCCAACCATGCATGGCGAGGTGATCATGAGCGAACTGACCAGGACCGCCCTGGTAACCGGCGGCACCAGAGGGATCGGCAAGGCCATTGTAAAAAAACTTGCAGGCCTGGGGTACCAGGTTTATTTCACCTTCGTCAGTCGTCCAGAGCTGGCGGAGTCCCTGTGCGCCGACATCGCGGCCACGGGTGGCCATGCCATGGGCTTCCAACTTGACGCCAGTGACTGGGACGCCGTGGCCCATTTTTTTTCCGAACAGATCAAGGACAAGGTCCATCTCTCGGTGTTGGTCAACAACGCCGGGATCACCAAGGACGGGCTTTTGGTCCGCATGAAGCGCGAACACTGGGAGCAGGTGCTGACCGTCAACCTGACCGGGGCCTTTGTCTGTCTGCAACAGGCCGCCAAGATCATGGTCAAGCAGCGGGCCGGTCGCATCGTCAATATCAGCTCCGTGGTTGGACAAACCGGCAATGCCGGCCAGATCAACTACTGCGCGTCCAAGGCGGGCATGATCGGCATGACCAAGGCGGCCGCCCAGGAACTGGCCTCGCGTGGCATCACCGTCAACGCCATCGCCCCGGGTTTCATCGAAACCGACATGACCGAAACACTTCCCCAGGAGGTACGCGCCAAATACCTCGAACGGATCCCCCTGGGCAGCCTCGGTTCGGCCGAAAACATCGCCGATGCCGTGGCCTATCTCGCATCCGACCAGGCGTCCTACATCACTGGTCAGGTGCTCGGAATCAACGGCGGCCTGTCCATGTAGCCGGATTCCATCCCATCACGCATACACACACTTTGGAGGAACAACATGTCTATTGAACAAAAAGTTAAAGAACTGGTGGTCGAACAGCTGGGCGTTTCCCCCGACGAGGTCAAGCCGGAATCCTCCTTCGTGGAGGCCCTGGGCGCCGACTCCCTGGACCTGACCGAGCTGATCATGGCCATGGAGGAAGAATTCGACATCGAAATCGATGACGAGGACGCCCAGAAAATCGCCACGGTTCAGGACGCCATCAACTACATCAAGGCGAATTCCTAGCCCTGTTTCGCGCGAGTCACAGCACGGTACCTCGCGCAGGCCAGGTACCGTTTTTTTCATGCATAGCCGTTCGCATCCCCGCGGACGACATTTCACGGGAAGATCATGATTGGAAAACGCGTTGTCGTGACCGGACTTTCGGCCCTGACTCCCATTGGCAACACCGTTCAGGAAAGTTGGGACAATCTCGTTGCCGGCGTGTGTGGCATTGGCCCCATCACGCTTTTCGACTGCTCGGCCTTTGAAACCCGCATCGCCGGCGAACTTAAAAATTTCGACCCAACCGCGTACATGGGCGCCAAGGATGCCAAGCGGATGGATCGCTTTATCCAAATCGCCGTGGCCGCTGGCAAACAGCTCATGGACAGCTGCGGTCTGGGCATCACCGAGGACAACGCCGCCGACGTGGGTATCATTCTTGGCTGCGGCCTTGGCGGGTTATCCACCATCGAGGAGTTCCATTCCAAG
The sequence above is a segment of the Deltaproteobacteria bacterium genome. Coding sequences within it:
- the fabG gene encoding 3-oxoacyl-[acyl-carrier-protein] reductase, whose protein sequence is MSELTRTALVTGGTRGIGKAIVKKLAGLGYQVYFTFVSRPELAESLCADIAATGGHAMGFQLDASDWDAVAHFFSEQIKDKVHLSVLVNNAGITKDGLLVRMKREHWEQVLTVNLTGAFVCLQQAAKIMVKQRAGRIVNISSVVGQTGNAGQINYCASKAGMIGMTKAAAQELASRGITVNAIAPGFIETDMTETLPQEVRAKYLERIPLGSLGSAENIADAVAYLASDQASYITGQVLGINGGLSM
- a CDS encoding 50S ribosomal protein L32; amino-acid sequence: MPLPKKKTSKSRRNMRRSHDHVAIPNVVYCECGEATLSHCICPSCGKYKGRQYTKGADA
- a CDS encoding acyl carrier protein; the protein is MSIEQKVKELVVEQLGVSPDEVKPESSFVEALGADSLDLTELIMAMEEEFDIEIDDEDAQKIATVQDAINYIKANS
- a CDS encoding ketoacyl-ACP synthase III encodes the protein MSLQCHIAGLGLYLPRTVVTNADLERMVDTTDEWIRTRSGILTRHFSQDDEPCSILAFKAAEAALADAGMVPGDLTHIFVGTFSGDYNLPSTACLLQNHLGLRGIPSFDLAAACSGFLYGLETARAYAQLHPDCKILVVGSEMTTARVNFQDRTTCVLFGDGAGAAIITGAEHPTSVQVVDCLLKADGSLGDLLTVHGGGSVCKPVLGQAIGEEYFIQMNGRDVFKHAVRFMSDISSTLLERNGLETSAIDLFIPHQANIRIIEAIAKKLDVGMDRFYVNVDRIGNTSAASVPIALAEARATGRIQPGMKVLLAAFGGGFTWGSALLQF
- the plsX gene encoding phosphate acyltransferase PlsX, whose translation is MPKDICLAVDAMGGDFGPEVNVPGSLAAARETGAKIILVGDEPSLRSELNKHVHRDVELEIIHTTQIAGMAEKPSDILRRKKDSSIQVAFRLVREGRAHGVVTAGNSGAALACGMFILGRINGVDRPALASILPTLKKPVVLIDVGANAECKPYNLVQFGLMAEVLARHVLDIPCPRVGILSIGEEEGKGNTLTKEAYKLLKSSSLNFVGNVEGRDVFAGETDVIVCDGFVGNVALKLSEGLGSALATMLKTELKKSIWSRLGTLIALPAFKRFGKKIDYAEYGGAPILGLNGIAIVCHGASNARAITTALEQAAIFVEKKANEQLIAGLHANTELSLFSRTGQSPTLRQEASA